CCCGCGCCGCCAGATTGATGACGCCGCTCAACTCGCGCGTGAACACCGGACGCAACGCGTCACGCGCGCTAATGTCCAGGTGATGAAAAGCGAATTGCGAATGCGCGCGCAACTGTTCCAGACGCCACTGCTTGAGCCGCACATCGTACGCGTCGTTGATGCTATCCACGCCCACCACGCCATGTCCGTCCGCGAGCAAACGCGTGCAGACTTGCGAACCGATAAACCCAGCACAACCGGTTACGAGGTACATTGCCATTAGTATTTTATCCTTTGTGTAGCGAGAATCATTTTTTGCAACCGGGCTTGGTCGCCGATAAATTCGTACCACCACAAACGGGTTTGCAGCGGTTCCGCGTTCATGTCAATCGCGCGCCACCACGCAACGGCGTGCTCTGGTTTGCTATCGAGCGCGTCCAGTTCGCCCAACAACAACCGGGTCGCGATGTGATGCGGTGCGCGCGTGTACGCGATTTCGAAATGGCGGCGCGCCGCATCGTACTGTCCGAGCGATAGCGCGATTTGCCCCAGCCGCCGTTGCGCGGTGGCGTTCGTCGGGTCGAGCGCGAGCGCATTTTGATAGTGCGCGATTGCCGGATTCAAATTGACGATTCCGTTGCGCCGCAATTGATCTTGAAACGAATAACGGGGCCACTCGTACACCGCTAGTTCCGCGCGCGTTTGCGCCAACGCGCCGAGGTTCGCTTCGATCATCGCGCGTGTCGCGGGCGCGAACGCGACGAACATCGCGATCAGCGCGCACGCGCCGGCGAGTACCGGCGCGAGCCAGCGCGGGAATCGCGTTTGCGCTGTTACGGCGTCGCGCGCGAGAACGCCGAGTGGAATGAGCAACAGCGATAACGCGCCAGCGCCATAACCATAAAACGCGTCGTCGAGCAAACCGTGAAGAAGCAACACACCCAACGACGCGAGCGCCGCCGTCCGCCAACGCGATCCCGGCGCATTCAACCCGCCGACGATAATCAAACCCAGGAACGCGACCAGACCCAACAATCCTTGTTCGAGCCAAATATCCAAAAAGAGATTATGCGCGTGAATCGTGTGCGGCACGTGGACGAGCAAAACGTAACTGGAGTACGCCATCGTGAACGCGCCCAGCCCGATGCCGCTGAACGGATAATCGCTCGCAAGATCGAGACTGTTGCCGGCGATCAGCCAGTGCCCACCGCCTTCGCTCATCAACATCGCGCCGAGCGGCGTCAGCGTCAGCGCGATGCCGACGGTCAACGCGAGATAGGCGACGAGCGCGACCCAGATCGCCACGCGTGTGCGCCCACTCCGCAAACCCGGCATCACCCGCGCGAGCACGAATCCCATCGCGGCAATCCACGCGACCAAGCCGAACGCGATCCACGCGCCGCGCGCCGCGCTGACGATCAAGCCGAGCAGTGAAACGAACAGCAACGATGCAGAGATGGCGCGCTCCGCAGTTCGCTCGTACCAGAGCGCCGCGACCTGCAATGGAATCAGCAGCGCGAGCGCGCCGCCGAACGAGTTCGCATCGAGCGCGAGACCGGGCACGCGCGGTTGCCACGCCGCGAACCAATGCAACACCGGGTCGAGCCACACCACCTTGCCGAGCCGCGCGTTCCAATCGCTCGCGAGCGCAAAGTAGCTGATGAGCGCGACTGGCAACAACACGAGCGTCACGCGCATCACCGGAAATTCACTTTTTCCGAACGCGCGAATTTTTTCCGGCATTGCAACGAAGAACACGCACACCGCCACGCCGAGCGCAAGGGCGGCGAAGCGATTCCACGCCAGAACGGTGTTGTACGAGATCAACGCGCCGAGAAATGCGCTCAACAAAAACAACGCCACACTCAACGCAAACGCGAGTGGCAGCGGCTGGCGGAAATTCAAACGCTATCGTCCCGTTTCGTTCGCCAACGACGATTCGCCCAGCCAACCGAAATGCTGGGTGATGATGCTCAACCCGGACTTGATGCCGTCCCAGGTATTCATGCTTCGCAAGAACCACAGAATCGGTCCGGGGCGAAACGCCCATTCGCGGAACGCACGCTTTTGCCAGTACTCCAATCGTTCCGCGCGCAAGTTCGGATAGTCGAGCACGGTCGAGCGATCCATGTCCACTTCTTCCCAACGCGTCCCAGGACGGAACCAACCGTTCTTGACGACTTCGAAAAAGAACGGCGTCCCCGGGTACGGCGCGGCGATGTGGAACAATGCGATATCGAGCGGCAATTTTTTCGAGAATGCCATCGTTTGCTGAATCGTCTCTTCGGTTTCGCCGGGCAAGCCGATGATAAAATAGCCCCAGTTGCGAATGCCGGCTTGGCGCGCCCAGGTCAATGCGCGTTCCGCTTTCGCCGGGTCGGCGCCCTTGTGCGCGCGTTTCAAAATTTCGTAACTGCCGGACTCGATGCCCCACGAGATCATCCAGCATCCGGCTTTTGCCATCCACTGGAGCATCTCTTCGTCCACGTAATCCACCCGGCTGTTGCTCATCCAGTGCATGTCCAGATTTTCGGCGATCATCGCTTTGCAAATGCCAATCACCTGTTCGCGCGACAAGGTGAACAAATCGGCGTAGAACTGGAAATAATTGATGCCGAGCGATTTCAGCAATCGCAATTCCTTCATGATGTTTTCGGGCGAGCGCAGGCGCAGCGACCATTGATAACTCACGTGCTTGATGCAATAGATACAACCCGCGCTACACCCGCGACTCGGTACGACGAACGAGTACGCGCCCTTCATCATCGGTCCGCGATATTTTTGGAGCGGCAACAGATTGTGCATCGGCGTCGGCAAGTCGTCGAGATTCGGAATGAACGGACGATCCGGATTGACGATGACCTTGCCATCCTTGCGCCACACGAGACCTTTGATGTGCGACAAGTCGCCGTTCGTTTCGGTCGCCGATTTCGTCGGCACTTGCGACCCTGTATCGGTCAGCAGTTTGGTGATGCTGGGATCGGTCGCGGGCTTGGACTCAAACGTGTCCACGATTTCGCGCAGAGTCATTTCGGGTTCGCCGCGCAGAATGAAATCGAGCGCGGGGAACGGATCCATCGTTTCGTACGGCATGGGCGTCACGTGCGTGCCGAACGCCATCGTCTTCGCGCCAAGTGCTTTCGCAAGAAACACGCCGTACATATCGTTCTGCAAAGTCGGCGCGGTCATCTCGGTGAGATAGTACTTCGGCAGCAACGTGCGGAGACGCGCTTCGAATTGCGCCCAGGTCAGTCGCTCGCCAATCGCGTCAATGATCGCGACCTTGTAATCGTGCGCGAGCAACGCCGCCATCTGCGCGAGTTCGACCTGGGGCCAGTACATATTCTCGCGCGACTTGCGTCCGACGCGATGCTGGCTACGAATCCAGATGCCGCCGTCCGGCGCGGGTGGATTCACGAGCAGAA
The Chloroflexota bacterium genome window above contains:
- a CDS encoding radical SAM protein, giving the protein MSEDKVTVNLGTRTRQMIPVPRFPDASAAVREKIAPVARSAEAVDVLLVNPPAPDGGIWIRSQHRVGRKSRENMYWPQVELAQMAALLAHDYKVAIIDAIGERLTWAQFEARLRTLLPKYYLTEMTAPTLQNDMYGVFLAKALGAKTMAFGTHVTPMPYETMDPFPALDFILRGEPEMTLREIVDTFESKPATDPSITKLLTDTGSQVPTKSATETNGDLSHIKGLVWRKDGKVIVNPDRPFIPNLDDLPTPMHNLLPLQKYRGPMMKGAYSFVVPSRGCSAGCIYCIKHVSYQWSLRLRSPENIMKELRLLKSLGINYFQFYADLFTLSREQVIGICKAMIAENLDMHWMSNSRVDYVDEEMLQWMAKAGCWMISWGIESGSYEILKRAHKGADPAKAERALTWARQAGIRNWGYFIIGLPGETEETIQQTMAFSKKLPLDIALFHIAAPYPGTPFFFEVVKNGWFRPGTRWEEVDMDRSTVLDYPNLRAERLEYWQKRAFREWAFRPGPILWFLRSMNTWDGIKSGLSIITQHFGWLGESSLANETGR
- a CDS encoding O-antigen ligase family protein; this translates as MNFRQPLPLAFALSVALFLLSAFLGALISYNTVLAWNRFAALALGVAVCVFFVAMPEKIRAFGKSEFPVMRVTLVLLPVALISYFALASDWNARLGKVVWLDPVLHWFAAWQPRVPGLALDANSFGGALALLIPLQVAALWYERTAERAISASLLFVSLLGLIVSAARGAWIAFGLVAWIAAMGFVLARVMPGLRSGRTRVAIWVALVAYLALTVGIALTLTPLGAMLMSEGGGHWLIAGNSLDLASDYPFSGIGLGAFTMAYSSYVLLVHVPHTIHAHNLFLDIWLEQGLLGLVAFLGLIIVGGLNAPGSRWRTAALASLGVLLLHGLLDDAFYGYGAGALSLLLIPLGVLARDAVTAQTRFPRWLAPVLAGACALIAMFVAFAPATRAMIEANLGALAQTRAELAVYEWPRYSFQDQLRRNGIVNLNPAIAHYQNALALDPTNATAQRRLGQIALSLGQYDAARRHFEIAYTRAPHHIATRLLLGELDALDSKPEHAVAWWRAIDMNAEPLQTRLWWYEFIGDQARLQKMILATQRIKY